From Primulina huaijiensis isolate GDHJ02 chromosome 15, ASM1229523v2, whole genome shotgun sequence, one genomic window encodes:
- the LOC140958982 gene encoding uncharacterized protein isoform X1, with product MPIKSESSTPPPRIAKIGPYTVFVTPPATPNATPKPNSPRKLEPVEDPIQKPVQPPTPPPVMAPPAQFYKEKPSSFAFIWDAVAKVQNAHASLDEQVAHWFGLNQSKYQWALDDFYETNGKEEAQVPDLWPVLELKPDQSLCSVFIRDSLQESNRVENTD from the exons atgccAATCAAGAGTGAATCGTCGACTCCGCCGCCGAGAATCGCCAAGATCGGGCCATACACGGTGTTTGTGACTCCTCCAGCTACACCCAATGCCACCCCTAAACCGAATTCTCCTAGAAAACTCGAACCGGTTGAGGACCCCATTCAGAAGCCGGTTCAGCCCCCAACGCCTCCCCCAGTTATGGCTCCTCCAGCGCAGTTCTACAAAGAAAAGCCCTCTTCTTTTGCTTTCATCTGGGATGCCGTTGCAAAAGTTCAAAACG CCCATGCGAGTCTAGACGAGCAAGTGGCGCATTGGTTTGGTTTGAACCAGTCGAAATATCAATGGGCATTAGATGATTTCTATGAAACCAATGGAAAG GAAGAAGCACAAGTTCCAGATTTGTGGCCTGTATTGGAGTTAAAGCCCGATCAGAGTTTATGTTCTGTGTTCATCAGGGATTCTCTCCAAG AATCAAACAGAGTTGAAAACACGGACTAA
- the LOC140959055 gene encoding putative glucose-6-phosphate 1-epimerase isoform X2 translates to MMFQRPFDDLLEELISSQSAYKPPKPIRGGIPLCFPKFSNNGSLEQHGFARIRFWNIDPSPPPLPTNSSYKTFVDLILSPKDLLPNDKTFWPHSFECRLRVALGLTGELLLTSRIRNINTDGKPLTFSFAYHTYFLVSDISEVRVEGLETTDYLDNLQNKERFTEQGDALTFESEVDKVYVSAPTKIAILDHAKKQTFVIYKEGLPDVAVWNPWDKKAKALGDFGYDEYTRMLCVSPAAVETPITLKPGEEWTGRQKLCAVPSSYCSGQLDPQRVIRGN, encoded by the exons ATGATGTTTCAGCGGCCTTTTGATGATTTGTTGGAGGAATTAATTTCGTCACAG TCAGCTTACAAACCTCCAAAGCCGATTCGTGGAGGCATCCCTCTTTGCTTTCCGAAG TTTTCAAACAATGGATCCCTTGAGCAGCATGGATTTGCTAGAATCAGGTTTTGGAATATTGACCCCTCCCCCCCTCCATTACCAACAAATTCCTCCTATAAGACGTTTGTTGATTTGATACTGAGCCCCAAGGATTTGCTACCAAATGACAAGACATTCTGGCCACATAG TTTTGAGTGTCGCTTACGGGTTGCTTTGGGGCTCACTGGAGAACTGCTGTTGACGTCTCGTATCAGAAATATCAACACTGATGGAAAGCCTTTAACATTTTCATTTGCTTATCATACATATTTCTTAGTTTCGGATATCAG TGAAGTACGAGTTGAAGGATTGGAAACAACAgattatcttgataatttgcaGAACAAGGAACGATTTACTGAACAAGGGGATGCACTCACTTTCGAATCTGAA GTGGATAAGGTATATGTCAGCGCACCAACAAAAATTGCCATTCTGGACCATGCAAAGAAGCAAACTTTTGTCATTTATAAAGAAGGTCTACCTGATGTTG CGGTATGGAACCCTTGGGATAAAAAGGCGAAGGCATTGGGAGACTTTGGATATGATGAATACACGCGCATGTTGTGTGTCTCGCCTGCTGCTGTTGAAACTCCGATCACCTTGAAGCCAGGTGAAGAGTGGACAGGAAGGCAGAAACTTTGTGCCGTGCCTTCGAGTTATTGCAGTGGGCAGCTTGATCCTCAGAGAGTCATAAGAGGCAACTGA
- the LOC140958982 gene encoding uncharacterized protein isoform X2, whose translation MPIKSESSTPPPRIAKIGPYTVFVTPPATPNATPKPNSPRKLEPVEDPIQKPVQPPTPPPVMAPPAQFYKEKPSSFAFIWDAVAKVQNAHASLDEQVAHWFGLNQSKYQWALDDFYETNGKNQTELKTRTKPGKLENV comes from the exons atgccAATCAAGAGTGAATCGTCGACTCCGCCGCCGAGAATCGCCAAGATCGGGCCATACACGGTGTTTGTGACTCCTCCAGCTACACCCAATGCCACCCCTAAACCGAATTCTCCTAGAAAACTCGAACCGGTTGAGGACCCCATTCAGAAGCCGGTTCAGCCCCCAACGCCTCCCCCAGTTATGGCTCCTCCAGCGCAGTTCTACAAAGAAAAGCCCTCTTCTTTTGCTTTCATCTGGGATGCCGTTGCAAAAGTTCAAAACG CCCATGCGAGTCTAGACGAGCAAGTGGCGCATTGGTTTGGTTTGAACCAGTCGAAATATCAATGGGCATTAGATGATTTCTATGAAACCAATGGAAAG AATCAAACAGAGTTGAAAACACGGACTAAACCTGGAAAATTAGAGAATGTATAA
- the LOC140959054 gene encoding plasma membrane ATPase 4-like isoform X2 → MGGLSLEEIKNETVDLEKVPIEEVFEQLKCGREGLSSDEGANRIQIFGPNKLEEKKESKILKFLGFMWNPLSWVMEAAALMAIVLANGNGQPPDWQDFVGIICLLVINSTISFIEENNAGNAAAALMAGLAPKTKVLRDGRWSEQEAAILVPGDIISIKLGDIIPADARLLEGDPLKVDQSALTGESLPVTKNPYDEIFSGSTCKQGEIEAVVIATGVHTFFGKAAHLVDSTHQVGHFQKVLTAIGNFCICSIAVGMLAEIIVMYPIQHRPYRQGIDNLLVLLIGGIPIAMPTVLSVTMAIGSHKLSQQGAITKRMTAIEELAGMDVLCSDKTGTLTLNKLTVDKSLIEVFTKGVDPDHVLLLAARASRTENQDAIDCAIVGTLSDPKEARAGIREVHFFPFNPVDKRTALTYIDSNGNWHRASKGAPEQILTLCNCKEDFKKKVHSVINKFAERGLRSLAVARQEVPEKSKESPGSPWQFVGLLSLFDPPRHDSAETIRRALHLGVNVKMITGDQLAIAKETGRRLGMGVNMYPSASLLGQHKDESIVGLPVEELIEKADGFAGVFPEHKYEIVKKLQESKHIVGMTGDGVNDAPALKKADIGIAVADATDAARGASDIVLTEPGLSVIISAVLTSRAIFQRMKNYTIYAVSITIRIVFGFMLIALIWKFDFSPFMVLIIAILNDGTIMTISKDRVKPSPLPDSWKLKEIFATGVVLGGYLAMMTVIFFWLMHKTSFFPDKFGVKDIRNSDNEMMAALYLQVSIVSQALIFVTRSRSWSYSERPGLLLMTAFVIAQAVATLLAVYANWGFARIKGCGWGWAGVIWIYSVVFYVPLDFIKFAIRYILSGNAWKNLYENKTAFTTKKDYGKEEREAQWALAQRTLHGLQPQESSKVFHEKNNYRELSEIAEQAKRRAEIARLRELHTLKGHVESVVKLKGLDIETIQQHYTV, encoded by the exons ATGGGAGGCCTTAGTCTTGAAGAGATCAAAAATGAGACTGTCGATCtg GAAAAAGTTCCGATCGAGGAAGTGTTCGAGCAGCTGAAATGCGGCCGTGAGGGATTGAGTTCCGATGAAGGAGCCAACAggattcaaatttttggacCCAACAAGTTGGAAGAAAAGAAG GAAAGCAAAATACTCAAATTTCTTGGTTTCATGTGGAATCCCCTATCATGGGTCATGGAAGCTGCAGCTCTGATGGCTATTGTGCTCGCCAATGGCAACGGACAGCCCCCCGATTGGCAGGACTTCGTTGGCATCATTTGTTTGCTCGTTATCAACTCAACCATAAGTTTCATCGAAGAAAACAACGCTGGAAACGCTGCTGCAGCTCTCATGGCCGGTCTTGCTCCCAAAACTAAG GTCCTCAGAGATGGCAGATGGAGTGAGCAAGAAGCAGCCATTCTAGTTCCTGGAGACATTATAAGCATTAAACTCGGAGATATAATCCCTGCCGATGCCCGTCTTCTTGAAGGCGACCCGTTGAAAGTTGATCAATCGGCCCTCACTGGCGAGTCGCTCCCGGTCACCAAGAATCCATATGATGAAATCTTCTCCGGTTCGACTTGCAAACAAGGCGAGATCGAGGCAGTTGTCATCGCCACCGGCGTGCACACATTCTTTGGAAAGGCAGCACATCTTGTGGACAGTACTCATCAAGTTGGGCACTTCCAGAAAGTGCTCACTGCAATAGGAAACTTCTGTATCTGCTCCATAGCTGTTGGCATGCTTGCTGAGATAATCGTCATGTACCCAATTCAGCACAGGCCGTATAGGCAGGGGATTGATAATCTGCTCGTTCTTTTGATTGGAGGGATTCCAATTGCTATGCCTACGGTTTTGTCTGTGACTATGGCTATTGGATCCCACAAGCTGTCACAACAAGGTGCTATTACAAAGAGAATGACTGCCATTGAAGAACTGGCCGGGATGGATGTCCTGTGTAGTGATAAAACCGGCACTCTAACGCTCAATAAGCTGACTGTTGACAAAAGCTTGATTGAGGTCTTCACGAAGGGAGTAGATCCGGATCATGTGTTGCTTCTTGCTGCGAGGGCATCTAGAACCGAAAATCAAGATGCTATTGATTGTGCCATCGTTGGCACACTTTCTGATCCCAAGGAG GCAAGAGCTGGCATCAGAGAGGTGCATTTCTTTCCCTTCAACCCTGTGGACAAGAGGACGGCTTTGACTTATATTGATTCAAATGGGAATTGGCATCGAGCTAGCAAAGGCGCCCCCGAACAA ATTTTGACTCTGTGTAACTGCAAGGAAGACTTCAAGAAAAAAGTTCACTCTGTTATTAATAAATTTGCTGAACGTGGACTTCGGTCATTGGCTGTTGCTAGACAG GAAGTTCCAGAGAAATCGAAGGAAAGTCCTGGTTCTCCATGGCAATTTGTTGGACTTCTATCGCTATTCGATCCTCCCAGACACGACAGCGCAGAGACGATCCGCAGAGCTTTGCATCTTGGCGTGAATGTGAAAATGATTACAG GTGATCAACTTGCCATTGCTAAGGAGACTGGGCGTAGGCTTGGAATGGGAGTTAACATGTATCCATCAGCTTCTTTACTCGGTCAACACAAAGACGAGTCTATAGTTGGCCTTCCCGTGGAAGAACTTATAGAGAAAGCTGACGGATTTGCTGGTGTTTTCCCTG AACACAAATACGAAATTGTAAAGAAGTTGCAAGAGAGTAAGCACATTGTTGGAATGACTGGAGATGGAGTTAACGATGCCCCGGCTCTAAAGAAAGCAGACATTGGAATTGCTGTTGCTGATGCTACCGATGCAGCCAGAGGTGCTTCTGATATCGTGTTGACTGAACCGGGGCTTAGTGTTATTATCAGTGCCGTGCTGACAAGTAGAGCTATTTTTCAGAGAATGAAGAATTACACT ATTTATGCAGTTTCCATCACCATCCGTATTGTG TTTGGCTTCATGCTTATTGCTTTGATTTGGAAGTTCGATTTCTCTCCTTTCATGGTTCTGATCATTGCCATTCTCAACGATG GTACAATTATGACAATTTCAAAGGATAGAGTGAAGCCGTCTCCGTTGCCAGATAGCTGGAAACTCAAAGAAATATTTGCCACAGGCGTAGTACTCGGAGGATACCTTGCAATGATGACTGTTATATTCTTCTGGTTGATGCACAAAACGAGCTTCTTCCCG GACAAGTTTGGCGTAAAAGATATTAGAAACAGTGATAATGAAATGATGGCTGCTCTTTACTTGCAAGTGAGTATCGTTAGCCAGGCCCTCATATTCGTTACCAGATCACGAAGCTGGTCCTATTCTGAACGCCCTGGTCTCCTGCTGATGACTGCTTTTGTGATCGCCCAGGCG GTTGCAACTCTACTAGCTGTATATGCTAACTGGGGTTTTGCGAGAATAAAAGGTTGCGGCTGGGGATGGGCAGGTGTGATCTGGATTTATAGTGTGGTCTTCTACGTGCCACTAGACTTCATCAAATTCGCTATCCGTTACATCTTAAGTGGGAATGCTTGGAAGAACTTGTATGAAAACAAG ACTGCTTTTACGACTAAAAAAGATTATGGGAAAGAGGAGAGAGAAGCTCAATGGGCTCTGGCTCAGAGAACTTTACATGGACTACAACCACAAGAATCCTCTAAGGTATTCCATGAGAAGAATAATTATAGAGAACTGTCGGAAATCGCAGAACAAGCAAAAAGGAGAGCTGAGATTGCAAG GCTTCGGGAGCTGCACACTTTGAAGGGCCATGTCGAGTCAGTCGTGAAGCTCAAGGGGCTCGACATCGAAACCATCCAGCAGCACTATACCGTGTAA
- the LOC140959027 gene encoding adagio protein 1-like: MEWDSNSESDLSSEEEEDEVEEGLGFLLRKSGGGDLPFSVDALLQPANYGFVVTDALEPDNPIIYVNSGFEMVTGYLAEEVLGRNCRFLQCRGPYAKRRHPLVDPTVVAEIRRCLEVGMEFQGELLNFRKDGSPMMNRLHMTPIYGEDETLTHIIAIQVFIEANLDLGPLPGSSAKESAGASELLRFKFSSHGTVSDGIRNINRGVCGIMELSDEVFALKILSRLTPRDIASVGSVCRGFYELTKNEDLWRLVCQNAWGSETTQVLETVSGAKRLGWGRLARELTTLEELAWRKLTVGGIVEPSRCNFSACAVGSRVVLFGGEGVNMQPMNDTFVLDLNSCKPEWQHFKVSSPPPGRWGHTLSCVNGSHLVLFGGCGRQGLLNDVFVLDLDAKHPTWREISSLAPPLPRSWHSSCTLDGTKLIVSGGCADSGVLLSDTFLLDLSLERPVWREIPVTWAPPSRLGHTLSVYGGRKILMFGGLAKSGPLRFRSSDVFTMDLSEEEPCWRSVTGSGMPGSGNPGGIAPPPRLDHVALSLPGGRIVVFGGSVAGLHSASQLYILDPMEEKPTWRILNVPGRPPRFVWGHSTCVVGGTRVIVLGGHTGEEWMLGELHELSLASSVI, from the exons ATGGAGTGGGACAGCAACTCGGAGTCCGATCTGAGCAGCGAGGAGGAGGAGGACGAGGTTGAAGAAGGATTAGGGTTTCTTTTGCGGAAGAGCGGTGGTGGGGATTTGCCGTTCTCTGTCGACGCTCTGTTGCAACCTGCGAATTATGGATTTGTTGTTACCGATGCTTTGGAGCCAGATAATCCTATCATTTACGTTAATTCTGGGTTCGAGATGGTTACTGGGTACCTGGCGGAAGAAGTTCTTGGTCGTAACTG TCGTTTTTTGCAATGCCGAGGCCCATATGCTAAGAGAAGGCATCCTCTTGTGGATCCCACTGTAGTTGCTGAGATACGAAGATGCCTTGAAGTAGGGATGGAATTTCAAGGAGAGTTGTTAAATTTTAGAAAAGATGGATCGCCAATGATGAATAGATTGCATATGACCCCTATATATGGCGAAGACGAAACTTTAACTCATATAATTGCCATACAGGTCTTTATAGAAGCAAATCTTGATTTGGGTCCCCTTCCAGGGTCGTCAGCCAAGGAATCTGCTGGAGCGTCTGAACTGttaagatttaaattttcttcTCATGGAACAGTTTCAGATGGAATCAGAAATATTAACCGTGGTGTTTGTGGGATTATGGAGTTAAGTGATGAAGTTTTTGCTCTAAAGATTCTTTCACGGCTGACACCAAGGGATATTGCATCTGTGGGCTCTGTATGTCGGGGATTTTATGAGCTGACAAAGAATGAAGATCTATGGCGATTGGTGTGTCAAAATGCATGGGGCAGTGAAACAACTCAAGTATTAGAAACTGTTTCTGGTGCTAAACGACTAGGGTGGGGAAGATTGGCAAGGGAACTTACCACTCTTGAAGAGTTAGCTTGGAGAAAACTGACTGTTGGAGGCATTGTCGAACCCTCGCGTTGCAACTTCAGTGCATGCGCGGTTGGGAGTCGTGTGGTTCTTTTTGGTGGAGAGGGTGTGAACATGCAACCCATGAATGATACTTTCGTGCTGGACCTGAACTCTTGCAAACCAGAGTGGCAACATTTCAAAGTCAGCTCTCCACCTCCCGGGCGATGGGGTCATACTCTTTCTTGTGTTAATGGTTCTCATCTTGTCCTGTTCGGTGGTTGTGGGAGACAAGGTTTACTTAATGATGTTTTTGTTTTAGATTTGGATGCTAAACATCCCACATGGCGCGAAATATCCAGCTTGGCTCCTCCACTTCCTAGATCTTGGCATAGCTCCTGCACCCTTGATGGGACCAAACTGATAGTTTCTGGTGGTTGTGCAGATTCTGGAGTGCTTCTCAGCGACACCTTCTTGCTCGATCTTTCATTGGAAAGACCTGTATGGCGAGAGATACCCGTCACTTGGGCTCCACCTTCAAGATTGGGCCACACATTGTCCGTTTATGGTGGCAGGAAAATATTGATGTTTGGTGGTCTTGCCAAAAGTGGCCCTCTTCGTTTCCGATCAAGTGATGTGTTCACCATGGATTTAAGTGAGGAAGAACCGTGTTGGAGAAGTGTGACTGGGAGTGGCATGCCTGGTTCTGGAAATCCTGGAGGCATCGCTCCTCCTCCTCGACTAGATCACGTGGCTCTGAGTCTTCCTGGTGGTAGGATTGTTGTTTTTGGTGGTTCGGTGGCTGGCCTCCACTCTGCATCCCAGCTCTATATACTAGATCCAATGGAAGAGAAGCCAACATGGAGGATCTTAAATGTTCCGGGGAGACCCCCAAGATTTGTGTGGGGACATAGCACGTGTGTTGTTGGGGGGACGAGAGTTATTGTCCTTGGAGGTCACACTGGGGAAGAGTGGATGCTAGGTGAGCTTCACGAACTCTCTCTTGCAAGCTCTGTCATCTGA
- the LOC140959055 gene encoding putative glucose-6-phosphate 1-epimerase isoform X1, translating into MSSKASSSEKVSSSEKAELEIYKGAGGLKKVVLRDFSGYSAEVSLYGGQVTSWKNKRGEELLFVSSKSAYKPPKPIRGGIPLCFPKFSNNGSLEQHGFARIRFWNIDPSPPPLPTNSSYKTFVDLILSPKDLLPNDKTFWPHSFECRLRVALGLTGELLLTSRIRNINTDGKPLTFSFAYHTYFLVSDISEVRVEGLETTDYLDNLQNKERFTEQGDALTFESEVDKVYVSAPTKIAILDHAKKQTFVIYKEGLPDVAVWNPWDKKAKALGDFGYDEYTRMLCVSPAAVETPITLKPGEEWTGRQKLCAVPSSYCSGQLDPQRVIRGN; encoded by the exons ATGTCATCGAAGGCGTCGTCTTCTGAGAAGGTGTCGTCTTCTGAGAAGGCTGAGCTGGAGATCTACAAGGGTGCCGGTGGCCTCAAGAAAGTCGTCCTCCGGGACTTTAGCGGCTATTCTGCTGAG GTTAGTCTGTATGGAGGTCAAGTAACATCATGGAAGAATAAGCGTGGGGAGGAGCTTCTTTTTGTTAGTAGTAAG TCAGCTTACAAACCTCCAAAGCCGATTCGTGGAGGCATCCCTCTTTGCTTTCCGAAG TTTTCAAACAATGGATCCCTTGAGCAGCATGGATTTGCTAGAATCAGGTTTTGGAATATTGACCCCTCCCCCCCTCCATTACCAACAAATTCCTCCTATAAGACGTTTGTTGATTTGATACTGAGCCCCAAGGATTTGCTACCAAATGACAAGACATTCTGGCCACATAG TTTTGAGTGTCGCTTACGGGTTGCTTTGGGGCTCACTGGAGAACTGCTGTTGACGTCTCGTATCAGAAATATCAACACTGATGGAAAGCCTTTAACATTTTCATTTGCTTATCATACATATTTCTTAGTTTCGGATATCAG TGAAGTACGAGTTGAAGGATTGGAAACAACAgattatcttgataatttgcaGAACAAGGAACGATTTACTGAACAAGGGGATGCACTCACTTTCGAATCTGAA GTGGATAAGGTATATGTCAGCGCACCAACAAAAATTGCCATTCTGGACCATGCAAAGAAGCAAACTTTTGTCATTTATAAAGAAGGTCTACCTGATGTTG CGGTATGGAACCCTTGGGATAAAAAGGCGAAGGCATTGGGAGACTTTGGATATGATGAATACACGCGCATGTTGTGTGTCTCGCCTGCTGCTGTTGAAACTCCGATCACCTTGAAGCCAGGTGAAGAGTGGACAGGAAGGCAGAAACTTTGTGCCGTGCCTTCGAGTTATTGCAGTGGGCAGCTTGATCCTCAGAGAGTCATAAGAGGCAACTGA
- the LOC140959054 gene encoding plasma membrane ATPase 4-like isoform X1, which produces MGGLSLEEIKNETVDLEKVPIEEVFEQLKCGREGLSSDEGANRIQIFGPNKLEEKKESKILKFLGFMWNPLSWVMEAAALMAIVLANGNGQPPDWQDFVGIICLLVINSTISFIEENNAGNAAAALMAGLAPKTKVLRDGRWSEQEAAILVPGDIISIKLGDIIPADARLLEGDPLKVDQSALTGESLPVTKNPYDEIFSGSTCKQGEIEAVVIATGVHTFFGKAAHLVDSTHQVGHFQKVLTAIGNFCICSIAVGMLAEIIVMYPIQHRPYRQGIDNLLVLLIGGIPIAMPTVLSVTMAIGSHKLSQQGAITKRMTAIEELAGMDVLCSDKTGTLTLNKLTVDKSLIEVFTKGVDPDHVLLLAARASRTENQDAIDCAIVGTLSDPKEARAGIREVHFFPFNPVDKRTALTYIDSNGNWHRASKGAPEQILTLCNCKEDFKKKVHSVINKFAERGLRSLAVARQEVPEKSKESPGSPWQFVGLLSLFDPPRHDSAETIRRALHLGVNVKMITGDQLAIAKETGRRLGMGVNMYPSASLLGQHKDESIVGLPVEELIEKADGFAGVFPEHKYEIVKKLQESKHIVGMTGDGVNDAPALKKADIGIAVADATDAARGASDIVLTEPGLSVIISAVLTSRAIFQRMKNYTIYAVSITIRIVFGFMLIALIWKFDFSPFMVLIIAILNDGTIMTISKDRVKPSPLPDSWKLKEIFATGVVLGGYLAMMTVIFFWLMHKTSFFPVKFAPSICYRYAEVINSIRFLRPLYQMQDKFGVKDIRNSDNEMMAALYLQVSIVSQALIFVTRSRSWSYSERPGLLLMTAFVIAQAVATLLAVYANWGFARIKGCGWGWAGVIWIYSVVFYVPLDFIKFAIRYILSGNAWKNLYENKTAFTTKKDYGKEEREAQWALAQRTLHGLQPQESSKVFHEKNNYRELSEIAEQAKRRAEIARLRELHTLKGHVESVVKLKGLDIETIQQHYTV; this is translated from the exons ATGGGAGGCCTTAGTCTTGAAGAGATCAAAAATGAGACTGTCGATCtg GAAAAAGTTCCGATCGAGGAAGTGTTCGAGCAGCTGAAATGCGGCCGTGAGGGATTGAGTTCCGATGAAGGAGCCAACAggattcaaatttttggacCCAACAAGTTGGAAGAAAAGAAG GAAAGCAAAATACTCAAATTTCTTGGTTTCATGTGGAATCCCCTATCATGGGTCATGGAAGCTGCAGCTCTGATGGCTATTGTGCTCGCCAATGGCAACGGACAGCCCCCCGATTGGCAGGACTTCGTTGGCATCATTTGTTTGCTCGTTATCAACTCAACCATAAGTTTCATCGAAGAAAACAACGCTGGAAACGCTGCTGCAGCTCTCATGGCCGGTCTTGCTCCCAAAACTAAG GTCCTCAGAGATGGCAGATGGAGTGAGCAAGAAGCAGCCATTCTAGTTCCTGGAGACATTATAAGCATTAAACTCGGAGATATAATCCCTGCCGATGCCCGTCTTCTTGAAGGCGACCCGTTGAAAGTTGATCAATCGGCCCTCACTGGCGAGTCGCTCCCGGTCACCAAGAATCCATATGATGAAATCTTCTCCGGTTCGACTTGCAAACAAGGCGAGATCGAGGCAGTTGTCATCGCCACCGGCGTGCACACATTCTTTGGAAAGGCAGCACATCTTGTGGACAGTACTCATCAAGTTGGGCACTTCCAGAAAGTGCTCACTGCAATAGGAAACTTCTGTATCTGCTCCATAGCTGTTGGCATGCTTGCTGAGATAATCGTCATGTACCCAATTCAGCACAGGCCGTATAGGCAGGGGATTGATAATCTGCTCGTTCTTTTGATTGGAGGGATTCCAATTGCTATGCCTACGGTTTTGTCTGTGACTATGGCTATTGGATCCCACAAGCTGTCACAACAAGGTGCTATTACAAAGAGAATGACTGCCATTGAAGAACTGGCCGGGATGGATGTCCTGTGTAGTGATAAAACCGGCACTCTAACGCTCAATAAGCTGACTGTTGACAAAAGCTTGATTGAGGTCTTCACGAAGGGAGTAGATCCGGATCATGTGTTGCTTCTTGCTGCGAGGGCATCTAGAACCGAAAATCAAGATGCTATTGATTGTGCCATCGTTGGCACACTTTCTGATCCCAAGGAG GCAAGAGCTGGCATCAGAGAGGTGCATTTCTTTCCCTTCAACCCTGTGGACAAGAGGACGGCTTTGACTTATATTGATTCAAATGGGAATTGGCATCGAGCTAGCAAAGGCGCCCCCGAACAA ATTTTGACTCTGTGTAACTGCAAGGAAGACTTCAAGAAAAAAGTTCACTCTGTTATTAATAAATTTGCTGAACGTGGACTTCGGTCATTGGCTGTTGCTAGACAG GAAGTTCCAGAGAAATCGAAGGAAAGTCCTGGTTCTCCATGGCAATTTGTTGGACTTCTATCGCTATTCGATCCTCCCAGACACGACAGCGCAGAGACGATCCGCAGAGCTTTGCATCTTGGCGTGAATGTGAAAATGATTACAG GTGATCAACTTGCCATTGCTAAGGAGACTGGGCGTAGGCTTGGAATGGGAGTTAACATGTATCCATCAGCTTCTTTACTCGGTCAACACAAAGACGAGTCTATAGTTGGCCTTCCCGTGGAAGAACTTATAGAGAAAGCTGACGGATTTGCTGGTGTTTTCCCTG AACACAAATACGAAATTGTAAAGAAGTTGCAAGAGAGTAAGCACATTGTTGGAATGACTGGAGATGGAGTTAACGATGCCCCGGCTCTAAAGAAAGCAGACATTGGAATTGCTGTTGCTGATGCTACCGATGCAGCCAGAGGTGCTTCTGATATCGTGTTGACTGAACCGGGGCTTAGTGTTATTATCAGTGCCGTGCTGACAAGTAGAGCTATTTTTCAGAGAATGAAGAATTACACT ATTTATGCAGTTTCCATCACCATCCGTATTGTG TTTGGCTTCATGCTTATTGCTTTGATTTGGAAGTTCGATTTCTCTCCTTTCATGGTTCTGATCATTGCCATTCTCAACGATG GTACAATTATGACAATTTCAAAGGATAGAGTGAAGCCGTCTCCGTTGCCAGATAGCTGGAAACTCAAAGAAATATTTGCCACAGGCGTAGTACTCGGAGGATACCTTGCAATGATGACTGTTATATTCTTCTGGTTGATGCACAAAACGAGCTTCTTCCCGGTAAAGTTTGCTCCATCTATTTGTTACAGGTATGCAGAAgtaattaattcaataagattccTCAGACCATTATACCAAATGCAGGACAAGTTTGGCGTAAAAGATATTAGAAACAGTGATAATGAAATGATGGCTGCTCTTTACTTGCAAGTGAGTATCGTTAGCCAGGCCCTCATATTCGTTACCAGATCACGAAGCTGGTCCTATTCTGAACGCCCTGGTCTCCTGCTGATGACTGCTTTTGTGATCGCCCAGGCG GTTGCAACTCTACTAGCTGTATATGCTAACTGGGGTTTTGCGAGAATAAAAGGTTGCGGCTGGGGATGGGCAGGTGTGATCTGGATTTATAGTGTGGTCTTCTACGTGCCACTAGACTTCATCAAATTCGCTATCCGTTACATCTTAAGTGGGAATGCTTGGAAGAACTTGTATGAAAACAAG ACTGCTTTTACGACTAAAAAAGATTATGGGAAAGAGGAGAGAGAAGCTCAATGGGCTCTGGCTCAGAGAACTTTACATGGACTACAACCACAAGAATCCTCTAAGGTATTCCATGAGAAGAATAATTATAGAGAACTGTCGGAAATCGCAGAACAAGCAAAAAGGAGAGCTGAGATTGCAAG GCTTCGGGAGCTGCACACTTTGAAGGGCCATGTCGAGTCAGTCGTGAAGCTCAAGGGGCTCGACATCGAAACCATCCAGCAGCACTATACCGTGTAA